The Solibacillus sp. FSL W7-1464 genome contains a region encoding:
- a CDS encoding Gfo/Idh/MocA family protein, whose amino-acid sequence MTKITTIGIIGTGVVGERIINQALQNEHYEIAAIFDTNETRTAQLAAKYNVPTTNDLQALLNLKPDWVYIGTPPVSHATLAAEIAKHKLHILSEKPLAHDAADGETMVRIANEANVQTAMHFPLMYGAAVHQLKQELAKDMGDITRIELHTYFPEWPRKWQQNPWIASREQGGFIREIFPHYLQLTHHLFGDVEILAHETAYPADEALCEVGVSALAKTANGIPMVINGLAGIGQEERIDFKIFGTEKVVTLRNWSEVYTSAAYAPEVEITPNVTPETMLDACRKVLLGEEAFVVPFEEGLKVQRWIDELLK is encoded by the coding sequence ATGACAAAAATAACGACGATCGGCATTATCGGTACTGGTGTTGTCGGTGAACGCATCATTAACCAGGCGCTGCAAAACGAACATTATGAAATTGCGGCTATTTTTGATACAAATGAAACACGTACAGCACAATTGGCTGCTAAATATAATGTACCCACTACGAATGATTTACAAGCGCTATTGAATTTAAAACCGGATTGGGTGTATATTGGCACACCGCCTGTCAGCCACGCAACACTTGCTGCAGAAATCGCAAAGCACAAATTACATATTTTATCGGAAAAACCACTTGCCCATGATGCTGCTGACGGAGAAACGATGGTACGCATCGCAAATGAGGCAAATGTACAAACAGCAATGCACTTTCCGTTAATGTACGGGGCAGCAGTCCATCAGCTTAAACAAGAGCTGGCAAAAGATATGGGTGATATTACACGTATTGAACTGCATACATACTTCCCTGAGTGGCCACGAAAATGGCAGCAAAATCCTTGGATCGCTTCACGTGAGCAAGGCGGGTTTATTCGGGAGATTTTCCCGCATTATTTGCAATTAACGCACCATTTATTCGGTGATGTTGAAATTTTGGCGCATGAAACAGCTTACCCTGCAGATGAGGCACTTTGTGAAGTTGGGGTATCGGCTTTAGCGAAAACAGCAAACGGCATCCCGATGGTCATTAACGGACTTGCAGGCATCGGACAGGAAGAGCGTATCGACTTTAAAATTTTTGGAACTGAAAAAGTCGTAACATTACGCAACTGGTCTGAAGTTTACACAAGCGCAGCCTATGCGCCGGAAGTGGAGATTACTCCTAACGTAACCCCTGAAACAATGCTCGATGCATGTCGAAAGGTTCTTTTAGGTGAGGAAGCATTTGTCGTACCATTCGAGGAAGGCCTAAAAGTACAGCGCTGGATAGATGAATTGTTGAAGTAA
- a CDS encoding FAD-dependent oxidoreductase, whose translation MKVVIIGGDAAGMSAAMEIVRNNKSAQIVVLEKGEIYSYGQCGLPYVINGKVPHAEDLIARDVEEFRSKYGIDARIFHEVTAVDTKLQKVSGIDVNSNEPFEFIYDKLLIATGASPTMPKIENAHLKGIHTVKTIPQMNELMEQLPNMKHVTVIGGGYIGLEVVETVRERGLNVRLIQRGSTLMSILDAQLTDIIYEEAVKNGVEVLLNEDTIGYEGTEFVEAVRTNSGLHKTDLVIVATGVRPNTQFAQGFAKLENGAFIVNEKMETSIANVYAAGDCASHFNRVNQKDDYLPLGTTANKQGRVAGLNIAGFNQKFKGIVGTSILKFFDLHIGMTGLNNEAADRLNALVEAYEMEVNDIASYYPNVQPMKLRMLVEQQSRKLVGLQIVGKHGVDKRIDVFATALYNEMTFEELLDLDLAYAPPFSGVWDAVMQAPKRYGKKE comes from the coding sequence ATGAAAGTTGTAATTATAGGCGGAGACGCGGCAGGAATGAGTGCGGCAATGGAAATTGTGCGTAATAATAAATCTGCCCAAATTGTCGTATTGGAAAAAGGTGAAATTTATTCGTATGGTCAATGCGGATTACCTTACGTAATTAACGGAAAAGTTCCTCATGCAGAAGATTTGATTGCAAGGGATGTCGAGGAGTTCCGCTCTAAGTACGGAATTGACGCACGTATTTTCCATGAAGTGACAGCAGTTGACACGAAACTGCAAAAGGTGAGTGGCATTGATGTAAACAGCAACGAGCCGTTCGAATTTATTTACGATAAACTGCTTATCGCTACAGGAGCATCACCAACAATGCCAAAAATCGAAAATGCCCACTTAAAAGGGATTCATACAGTAAAAACAATTCCGCAAATGAATGAACTGATGGAACAGTTGCCGAATATGAAGCATGTGACGGTCATCGGTGGAGGCTATATTGGTCTGGAAGTTGTTGAAACAGTAAGGGAACGCGGTTTGAATGTACGTCTTATTCAACGCGGAAGCACATTAATGTCGATTTTGGATGCGCAGCTGACCGATATTATTTATGAGGAAGCAGTCAAAAATGGTGTGGAAGTTTTATTGAATGAAGATACGATAGGCTACGAAGGAACCGAATTTGTGGAAGCAGTTCGGACAAACAGCGGCTTGCATAAAACAGACCTCGTTATCGTCGCAACAGGGGTACGACCAAATACACAGTTTGCCCAAGGATTTGCCAAACTGGAAAATGGTGCCTTTATCGTCAATGAAAAAATGGAGACTTCAATTGCTAATGTGTATGCAGCAGGGGACTGTGCCTCACATTTTAACCGTGTAAACCAAAAGGATGATTATTTACCGCTTGGGACGACAGCAAACAAACAAGGGCGAGTGGCCGGGTTGAATATAGCCGGCTTTAATCAGAAGTTCAAGGGAATTGTCGGGACATCCATTCTGAAGTTTTTCGATCTCCACATCGGCATGACAGGATTAAATAATGAAGCTGCAGATCGTTTAAATGCACTTGTTGAAGCGTATGAAATGGAAGTAAATGATATTGCAAGCTACTATCCGAATGTCCAGCCGATGAAGCTTCGAATGCTTGTCGAACAGCAAAGCCGCAAGCTTGTTGGGCTTCAAATAGTAGGGAAGCACGGCGTCGACAAACGAATCGATGTATTTGCGACGGCACTTTACAATGAAATGACCTTCGAGGAACTGCTGGATTTGGACTTAGCGTATGCACCGCCATTTAGCGGTGTGTGGGATGCGGTAATGCAGGCACCAAAACGCTATGGTAAAAAAGAATAA